Proteins from a genomic interval of Halomonas alkaliantarctica:
- a CDS encoding DMT family transporter, which yields MKATAEPQDNILQGISLIVGAVFLLALTDALVKYLSASMSLWQLYVIASTLSLPILFGLIIGHSGPHPKVKSRRWVAIRSLLLLLMWITYYAALPLIPLSVAAVAIYTTPLFIAVLAAFGAGEHLSRQAWLGILCGFLGVVVVLRPGGDTFTPATLLPVLAALFYALAMLVTRHHCQREHPLLLTLGLNLAFLAAGTLFSVLVAINSTATIAEHAPFLFAGWQPLDAKALVLVGAYALLLIIVNTGVARAYQIAPSALIGTFDYAYLIFASLWGYLLFSEVPDAMTWLGMGMILIAGVMVFRQRRV from the coding sequence ATGAAGGCCACCGCTGAACCACAAGATAATATCCTACAGGGCATAAGCCTTATCGTGGGGGCTGTCTTTCTGCTGGCGTTGACCGACGCCCTGGTTAAGTATCTAAGTGCCAGTATGTCGCTATGGCAACTCTATGTCATCGCCTCAACACTCTCGCTGCCGATACTCTTTGGATTGATCATTGGCCATTCAGGCCCCCACCCCAAGGTAAAATCACGCCGCTGGGTGGCGATAAGAAGCCTGCTTCTGTTGCTGATGTGGATAACCTACTACGCAGCACTGCCGCTGATTCCGCTTTCGGTGGCGGCGGTCGCCATCTACACAACGCCGCTGTTTATTGCCGTGCTGGCTGCTTTTGGGGCGGGCGAGCATCTTTCACGCCAGGCGTGGCTGGGCATCCTCTGCGGTTTCCTGGGCGTGGTGGTGGTGTTGCGCCCTGGCGGCGACACTTTCACACCTGCCACACTGCTACCCGTGCTTGCCGCCCTCTTTTATGCGCTAGCCATGCTGGTCACTCGCCACCACTGCCAAAGAGAGCACCCCTTACTTCTCACCCTGGGATTAAATCTAGCCTTCCTGGCAGCAGGCACTCTCTTCAGCGTGCTGGTGGCAATCAACAGCACAGCAACGATCGCCGAACACGCGCCGTTCCTGTTCGCCGGTTGGCAACCGCTAGACGCCAAAGCGTTAGTGCTCGTGGGCGCCTACGCCCTACTGCTGATCATTGTGAATACCGGGGTGGCAAGGGCTTATCAAATTGCCCCTTCGGCGTTGATCGGCACCTTTGATTACGCCTACCTCATCTTTGCCAGCCTTTGGGGCTACTTGCTCTTCAGCGAAGTGCCCGATGCCATGACCTGGCTGGGTATGGGCATGATCTTAATCGCGGGAGTGATGGTGTTTCGGCAAAGGCGGGTCTGA
- a CDS encoding LysR substrate-binding domain-containing protein — MDNFIKSLPPLATLRPFEAAARLESFSRAADELHLTQAAISRQIRALEEDLGVMLFERRHRRVFLTREGREFGRTVSQALESIATGAQALRGDPNDKRVVLFCQLCEAFYWLMPQLADFNRRYPDIEIQLATSTRPITEFSGSFDIALQTNGRPSGSHRLVFTAEDEIFPVCSPAYLEGGNTPLSLNALLNQRLLHHHAEPADWLEWDEWFRAMGHFEHTSAESAVFDSYPLLLQAAVAGHGIALGWRRTTQRLIENGELIRPVAESLPQHDAIALYTRQGAPQRPGSEALLGWLHEVLSN; from the coding sequence ATGGATAACTTCATCAAGTCTCTTCCACCACTGGCGACGCTGCGCCCCTTTGAGGCTGCCGCCAGGCTGGAAAGCTTTTCGCGCGCGGCCGATGAGCTCCACCTGACCCAGGCGGCTATCAGCCGACAGATTCGTGCACTGGAGGAAGACCTAGGCGTGATGCTTTTCGAGCGCCGTCATCGCCGTGTGTTTCTTACCCGGGAGGGGCGTGAGTTTGGCCGTACGGTCTCCCAGGCGCTGGAAAGTATCGCCACGGGTGCTCAGGCGCTGCGCGGCGACCCAAATGATAAGCGCGTCGTGTTGTTCTGCCAGTTATGCGAAGCGTTCTATTGGCTGATGCCACAGCTGGCTGACTTCAATCGTCGTTATCCTGACATTGAGATACAGCTGGCGACCTCGACAAGGCCGATTACCGAATTTAGTGGCAGCTTCGACATTGCGCTGCAAACCAACGGACGACCCAGCGGGAGCCATCGATTGGTGTTTACCGCCGAGGATGAGATATTTCCGGTCTGCAGCCCAGCTTATTTGGAAGGGGGCAACACGCCGTTGAGTCTCAATGCGTTGCTGAACCAGCGGCTACTTCACCACCATGCGGAACCGGCGGATTGGCTGGAGTGGGATGAATGGTTTCGTGCCATGGGGCACTTTGAACACACATCAGCGGAGAGTGCTGTGTTCGATAGCTATCCACTGCTACTGCAAGCGGCTGTCGCGGGGCACGGCATTGCACTGGGGTGGCGGCGCACAACGCAACGCTTAATTGAAAATGGCGAGCTGATCCGCCCGGTGGCAGAGAGCCTGCCCCAGCACGATGCCATCGCCCTCTACACACGCCAGGGCGCGCCTCAACGACCAGGCAGCGAAGCGTTATTGGGCTGGCTGCATGAGGTGTTGAGTAATTAA